A single genomic interval of Sceloporus undulatus isolate JIND9_A2432 ecotype Alabama chromosome 2, SceUnd_v1.1, whole genome shotgun sequence harbors:
- the LOC121923260 gene encoding uncharacterized protein LOC121923260 isoform X2 → MDQKEYPSMTLLESVFAETAAETDTSCTQNQKFLQHKHAAFYEKSVSGCSPNCSNSSKSRSSSLYSVADTKMGFEELSSIGNRRKYQIQRLLGGEYLRTEGEASITDELTHRKRLSITHIDNNLCENVGIPETQKLKDVGTWSELFLDKCPVGDCIEETGKFDLDHNTENKMVQKGGGKDAIDKSAGNFYLKQFHSDFLSQCVASEYKPEHSEIRNPFTLFNSNTSSLPNKILSPGWTAKHEREGEDIFSSYISGDYEVDGYMCRSAIKNHFQNSHITHKGDEPGVPTLGSQKNETYFWTPLNDSSDEECKECLDVKTNSLSAMESKKSKSSCDTASFFRPTDRKFFSSRVLRGRFCYTETSDSSEESWNPETFEIKEYECKDFRWVEKPEDSTGTINNVECLSEEATKRSIFFNPKSDVKKDLSRDGMLHFQPLQEVTDQRYESETGPIPEMDKSFEEDKHTGKDGAKSTYNSDDCNRDQKKTELTSQRKEPVLQMNSFCGNLSPGPSENSSCKMGSESLNLSYKSTDLCSNSDCILLDLMSHFSDESTAHMFSTFPRCLKGDVKENISEGVVKSIGSTKSGAGELVSARVRADIHHKLFWKDKSYSDDSVLAKYYFYLNYLNESKRRQYEDGNHSFSCQQSSKKAKISILCPHESNSLYEQQAEECMNKDFETFGINCRKDKRTEALKSQSHPEQKESKALFTRISPKHLFNCAPSNNRQIGNPPVSKDKEVFEVRKTETNVLGPKRHWARASIAWSSYGHGGVKPSRSQYVQTPIPGKEAIRKSSWTESRKHHDSAVQDCDEIHLSVAGFIS, encoded by the exons aAGGAGTATCCATCTATGACGCTATTAGAATCTGTATTTGCTGAGACTGCTGCTGAAACTGACACATCATGTACTCAGAACCAGAAGTTCTTACAACATAAGCATGCAGCTTTCTATGAAAAAAGTGTATCTGGCTGCAGCCCCAACTGCTCAAATTCAAGCAAGTCCAGAAGCAGCTCATTATATTCAGTAGCTGATACTAAAATGGGTTTTGAGGAGCTCAGCAGTATAGGAAATAGAAGGAAATACCAAATTCAGAGACTCTTGGGAGGGGAATATCTGAGAACAGAAGGAGAAGCAAGTATCACAGATGAACTAACACATAGAAAACGCTTGAGCATTACCCATATAGATAATAATTTATGTGAGAATGTTGGCATTCCTGAAACACAGAAGCTCAAAGATGTTGGAACCTGGTCTGAATTGTTTCTTGATAAATGTCCTGTTGGGGATTGCATAGAGGAAACTGGAAAATTTGACCTGGATCATAATACAGAAAATAAGATGGTTCAAAAGGGCGGAGGCAAGGATGCTATAGATAAGAGTGCTGGcaatttttatttaaagcaaTTTCACTCAGATTTTTTAAGCCAGTGTGTAGCCTCTGAATATAAGCCAGAGCATTCTGAAATACGGAATCCATTTACTTTGTTCAACAGTAATACATCATCTCTTCCAAACAAGATTTTAAGTCCTGGTTGGACAGCCAAGCacgagagagaaggagaggatatATTTTCCAGCTATATTTCGGGAGACTATGAGGTAGATGGTTACATGTGCAGAAGTGCAATAAAAAACCATTTCCAAAACTCTCATATTACACATAAGGGAGATGAGCCAGGTGTACCTACATTAGGCTCACAGAAAAATGAAACTTATTTTTGGACTCCCCTTAATGATAGTTCAGATGAGGAATGTAAGGAATGCTTAGATGTGAAGACAAATAGTTTATCAGCTATGGAGAGCAAGAAAAGCAAAAGCTCTTGTGATACTGCTAGCTTTTTTAGACCAACAGACAGGAAATTTTTCAGCTCAAGAGTGCTCAGAGGCAGATTTTGCTATACAGAAACATCTGacagcagtgaagaaagctggaatCCAGAAACCTTTGAGATCAAAGAGTATGAATGCAAGGATTTCAGGTGGGTTGAAAAACCTGAAGACTCCACTGGGACCATCAATAATGTGGAATGCCTCAGTGAAGAAGCTACAAAGAGAAGCATCTTTTTCAATCCCAAGTCTGATGTGAAAAAAGATCTATCAAGGGATGGGATGTTACATTTTCAGCCTTTACAAGAAGTCACAGATCAGAGATATGAATCTGAAACAGGACCTATACCAGAGATGGATAAAAGTTTTGAAGAGGATAAGCATACTGGAAAAGATGGAGCCAAGAGTACATACAACAGTGATGACTGCAACAGAGACCAAAAGAAAACTGAATTAACATCCCAGAGGAAAGAGCCTGTTTTGCAAATGAACAGTTTCTGTGGGAATTTGTCACCAGGCCCTTCTGAAAACAGTAGTTGTAAAATGGGTTCAGAATCTTTGAATCTCAGTTATAAAAGTACTGACTTGTGCAGTAACAGTGACTGCATTTTGTTAGACTTGATGTCCCATTTTAGTGATGAAAGCACGGCACATATGTTCAGTACATTCCCAAGATGTCTGAAAGGGGATGTAAAAGAAAATATCTCTGAGGGTGTTGTCAAATCAATAGGAAGTACTAAAAGTGGTGCTGGGGAGTTAGTCAGTGCAAGGGTAAGAGCTGACATCCACCACAAGCTGTTTTGGAAAGACAAATCCTACTCTGATGATAGTGTTTTGGCTAAATATTACTTCTATTTGAATTATCTCAATGAGTCTAAAAGGCGTCAATATGAAGATGGCAACCATTCATTCTCTTGTCAACAATCTTCTAAAAAAGCAAAGATTTCTATTCTTTGCCCCCATGAGAGTAATAGTTTGTATGAACAACAAGCTGAGGAATGTATGAACAAAGATTTTGAAACTTTTGGAATAAATTGCCGTAAGGATAAAAGAACCGAGGCTTTAAAATCACAAAGTCATCCTGAACAAAAAGAATCTAAGGCTTTATTCACACGTATCAGTCCCAAACATCTGTTTAATTGTGCACCGAGTAATAACAGACAAATAGGAAATCCACCAGTTTCAAAAG ATAAAGAAGTATTTGAGGTCAGGAAAACTGAGACAAATGTACTTGGTCCTAAGCGGCATTGGGCAAGAGCCAGCATTGCATGGTCATCTTACGGACATGGAGGGGTGaagccaag tAGATCACAGTATGTTCAAACACCTATACCAGGCAAGGAGGCAATAAGGAAGAGCAGCT
- the LOC121923260 gene encoding uncharacterized protein LOC121923260 isoform X1 produces MDQKEYPSMTLLESVFAETAAETDTSCTQNQKFLQHKHAAFYEKSVSGCSPNCSNSSKSRSSSLYSVADTKMGFEELSSIGNRRKYQIQRLLGGEYLRTEGEASITDELTHRKRLSITHIDNNLCENVGIPETQKLKDVGTWSELFLDKCPVGDCIEETGKFDLDHNTENKMVQKGGGKDAIDKSAGNFYLKQFHSDFLSQCVASEYKPEHSEIRNPFTLFNSNTSSLPNKILSPGWTAKHEREGEDIFSSYISGDYEVDGYMCRSAIKNHFQNSHITHKGDEPGVPTLGSQKNETYFWTPLNDSSDEECKECLDVKTNSLSAMESKKSKSSCDTASFFRPTDRKFFSSRVLRGRFCYTETSDSSEESWNPETFEIKEYECKDFRWVEKPEDSTGTINNVECLSEEATKRSIFFNPKSDVKKDLSRDGMLHFQPLQEVTDQRYESETGPIPEMDKSFEEDKHTGKDGAKSTYNSDDCNRDQKKTELTSQRKEPVLQMNSFCGNLSPGPSENSSCKMGSESLNLSYKSTDLCSNSDCILLDLMSHFSDESTAHMFSTFPRCLKGDVKENISEGVVKSIGSTKSGAGELVSARVRADIHHKLFWKDKSYSDDSVLAKYYFYLNYLNESKRRQYEDGNHSFSCQQSSKKAKISILCPHESNSLYEQQAEECMNKDFETFGINCRKDKRTEALKSQSHPEQKESKALFTRISPKHLFNCAPSNNRQIGNPPVSKDKEVFEVRKTETNVLGPKRHWARASIAWSSYGHGGVKPSRSQYVQTPIPGKEAIRKSSWTESRKHHDSAVQDCDEIHLVSLFCLFRL; encoded by the exons aAGGAGTATCCATCTATGACGCTATTAGAATCTGTATTTGCTGAGACTGCTGCTGAAACTGACACATCATGTACTCAGAACCAGAAGTTCTTACAACATAAGCATGCAGCTTTCTATGAAAAAAGTGTATCTGGCTGCAGCCCCAACTGCTCAAATTCAAGCAAGTCCAGAAGCAGCTCATTATATTCAGTAGCTGATACTAAAATGGGTTTTGAGGAGCTCAGCAGTATAGGAAATAGAAGGAAATACCAAATTCAGAGACTCTTGGGAGGGGAATATCTGAGAACAGAAGGAGAAGCAAGTATCACAGATGAACTAACACATAGAAAACGCTTGAGCATTACCCATATAGATAATAATTTATGTGAGAATGTTGGCATTCCTGAAACACAGAAGCTCAAAGATGTTGGAACCTGGTCTGAATTGTTTCTTGATAAATGTCCTGTTGGGGATTGCATAGAGGAAACTGGAAAATTTGACCTGGATCATAATACAGAAAATAAGATGGTTCAAAAGGGCGGAGGCAAGGATGCTATAGATAAGAGTGCTGGcaatttttatttaaagcaaTTTCACTCAGATTTTTTAAGCCAGTGTGTAGCCTCTGAATATAAGCCAGAGCATTCTGAAATACGGAATCCATTTACTTTGTTCAACAGTAATACATCATCTCTTCCAAACAAGATTTTAAGTCCTGGTTGGACAGCCAAGCacgagagagaaggagaggatatATTTTCCAGCTATATTTCGGGAGACTATGAGGTAGATGGTTACATGTGCAGAAGTGCAATAAAAAACCATTTCCAAAACTCTCATATTACACATAAGGGAGATGAGCCAGGTGTACCTACATTAGGCTCACAGAAAAATGAAACTTATTTTTGGACTCCCCTTAATGATAGTTCAGATGAGGAATGTAAGGAATGCTTAGATGTGAAGACAAATAGTTTATCAGCTATGGAGAGCAAGAAAAGCAAAAGCTCTTGTGATACTGCTAGCTTTTTTAGACCAACAGACAGGAAATTTTTCAGCTCAAGAGTGCTCAGAGGCAGATTTTGCTATACAGAAACATCTGacagcagtgaagaaagctggaatCCAGAAACCTTTGAGATCAAAGAGTATGAATGCAAGGATTTCAGGTGGGTTGAAAAACCTGAAGACTCCACTGGGACCATCAATAATGTGGAATGCCTCAGTGAAGAAGCTACAAAGAGAAGCATCTTTTTCAATCCCAAGTCTGATGTGAAAAAAGATCTATCAAGGGATGGGATGTTACATTTTCAGCCTTTACAAGAAGTCACAGATCAGAGATATGAATCTGAAACAGGACCTATACCAGAGATGGATAAAAGTTTTGAAGAGGATAAGCATACTGGAAAAGATGGAGCCAAGAGTACATACAACAGTGATGACTGCAACAGAGACCAAAAGAAAACTGAATTAACATCCCAGAGGAAAGAGCCTGTTTTGCAAATGAACAGTTTCTGTGGGAATTTGTCACCAGGCCCTTCTGAAAACAGTAGTTGTAAAATGGGTTCAGAATCTTTGAATCTCAGTTATAAAAGTACTGACTTGTGCAGTAACAGTGACTGCATTTTGTTAGACTTGATGTCCCATTTTAGTGATGAAAGCACGGCACATATGTTCAGTACATTCCCAAGATGTCTGAAAGGGGATGTAAAAGAAAATATCTCTGAGGGTGTTGTCAAATCAATAGGAAGTACTAAAAGTGGTGCTGGGGAGTTAGTCAGTGCAAGGGTAAGAGCTGACATCCACCACAAGCTGTTTTGGAAAGACAAATCCTACTCTGATGATAGTGTTTTGGCTAAATATTACTTCTATTTGAATTATCTCAATGAGTCTAAAAGGCGTCAATATGAAGATGGCAACCATTCATTCTCTTGTCAACAATCTTCTAAAAAAGCAAAGATTTCTATTCTTTGCCCCCATGAGAGTAATAGTTTGTATGAACAACAAGCTGAGGAATGTATGAACAAAGATTTTGAAACTTTTGGAATAAATTGCCGTAAGGATAAAAGAACCGAGGCTTTAAAATCACAAAGTCATCCTGAACAAAAAGAATCTAAGGCTTTATTCACACGTATCAGTCCCAAACATCTGTTTAATTGTGCACCGAGTAATAACAGACAAATAGGAAATCCACCAGTTTCAAAAG ATAAAGAAGTATTTGAGGTCAGGAAAACTGAGACAAATGTACTTGGTCCTAAGCGGCATTGGGCAAGAGCCAGCATTGCATGGTCATCTTACGGACATGGAGGGGTGaagccaag tAGATCACAGTATGTTCAAACACCTATACCAGGCAAGGAGGCAATAAGGAAGAGCAGCT